A part of Scleropages formosus chromosome 3, fSclFor1.1, whole genome shotgun sequence genomic DNA contains:
- the LOC108936692 gene encoding serine/threonine-protein kinase PAK 2-like isoform X2, whose product MSDNGELEDKPPAPPVRMSSAFSPSGKDPLLANHSSKPLPSVPEERKPRYKIISIFSGSGTEKGGKKKDRDKERPEISHPSDFEHTIHVGFDAVTGEFTGMPEQWARLLQTSNITKSEQKKNPQAVLDVLKFYDSTGNGRQKYLSFSSSDKDGQMRAKKGSEPSPAKDADDDDDDEGTPPPIVAPRPEHTKSVYTRSVIDPVPPPATGVDGDSKTADRQKKKGKMTDEEIMEKLRSIVSIGDPKKKYTRYEKIGQGASGTVYTAIDVATGQEVAIKQINLQKQPKKELIINEILVMKELKNPNIVNFLDSFLVGEELFVVMEYLAGGSLTDVVTETCMDEAQIAAVCRECLQALEFLHANQVIHRDIKSDNVLLGMDGSVKLTDFGFCAQITPEQSKRSTMVGTPYWMAPEVVTRKAYGPKVDIWSLGIMAIEMVEGEPPYLNENPLRALYLIATNGTPELQNPEKLSPVFRDFLNRCLEMDVEKRGSGKELLQHAFLKLAKPLSSMTPLILAAKEAMKSSR is encoded by the exons ATGTCCGATAACGGCGAACTGGAGGACAAGCCCCCAGCACCCCCAGTTAGAATGAGCAGTGCCTTCAGCCCCAGCGGGAAGGACCCGCTGTTAGCCAATCACAGTTCCAAACCCCTGCCTTCAGTACCTGAAGAGCGGAAACCTCGCTACAAGATTATTTCAATCTTCTCTGGCTCTGGAACAGAGAAAG GTGGCAAAAAGAAGGACAGGGACAAGGAGAGACCTGAAATCTCACATCCATCAGACTTTGAGCACACAATTCATGTGGGGTTTGATGCAGTCACAGGAGAGTTCACT GGCATGCCAGAGCAGTGGGCAAGACTGCTGCAGACCTCAAACATCACAAAGTCTGAGCAGAAGAAGAACCCCCAGGCTGTGTTGGATGTCCTGAAGTTCTATGATTCAACTGGCAATGGCAGACAGAAATACCTCAGCTTTTCTTCCTCAG ATAAAGATGGACAGATG CGTGCTAAGAAAGGAAGTGAACCTTCACCAGCTAAGGATgctgatgacgatgatgatgatgaagggaCCCCTCCTCCCATTGTGGCACCACGACcagaacacacaaaatca GTATACACCCGCTCTGTCATTGATCCAGTGCCTCCACCTGCTACTGGCGTTGATGGTGACTCCAAAACTGCTGACAGACAAAAGAAGAAGGGCAAGATGACAGATGAAGAGATCATGGAGAAACTCA GAAGCATAGTCAGTATTGGAGATCCCAAAAAGAAGTACACACGTTATGAGAAGATCGGACAGGG GGCTTCAGGTACTGTGTATACTGCCATTGATGTTGCTACTGGACAGGAG gttgCCATTAAGCAGATTAACCTACAAAAACAACCTAAGAAGGAGCTGATCATCAATGAGATCCTGGTGATGAAAGAGTTGAAGAACCCAAACATTGTCAACTTTTTAGACAG TTTCCTGGTGGGCGAAGAACTTTTTGTTGTGATGGAATACCTGGCTGGTGGCTCACTGACTGACGTGGTTACAGAGACCTGCATGGATGAAGCTCAGATTGCTGCTGTCTGCCGGGAG TGTTTACAAGCACTGGAATTCCTTCATGCCAACCAGGTCATCCATCGAGATATTAAGAGTGATAATGTACTGCTAGGCATGGATGGGTCTGTCAAGCTCA CTGATTTTGGCTTCTGTGCCCAAATCACACCAGAGCAGAGCAAGCGTAGCACCATGGTTGGCACACCCTACTGGATGGCCCCTGAGGTTGTGACCCGGAAGGCTTATGGCCCCAAAGTTGACATCTGGTCTCTGGGCATAATGGCTATTGAGATGGTAGAGGGGGAGCCCCCATACCTAAATGAGAACCCATTAAGG GCATTGTACCTGATTGCCACTAATGGCACACCGGAGCTCCAAAACCCGGAAAAGCTGTCCCCCGTTTTTCgggatttcctgaaccgctgcCTGGAGATGGATGTGGAGAAAAGGGGTAGTGGGAAGGAGCTGTTGCAG CATGCATTTTTGAAGCTAGCAAAGCCCCTCTCTAGCATGACGCCGCTCATCCTTGCAGCCAAGGAAGCCATGAAGAGCAGTCGCTAG
- the LOC108936692 gene encoding serine/threonine-protein kinase PAK 2-like isoform X1: MYFPLIRQRAKREESGQHSPVMSDNGELEDKPPAPPVRMSSAFSPSGKDPLLANHSSKPLPSVPEERKPRYKIISIFSGSGTEKGGKKKDRDKERPEISHPSDFEHTIHVGFDAVTGEFTGMPEQWARLLQTSNITKSEQKKNPQAVLDVLKFYDSTGNGRQKYLSFSSSDKDGQMRAKKGSEPSPAKDADDDDDDEGTPPPIVAPRPEHTKSVYTRSVIDPVPPPATGVDGDSKTADRQKKKGKMTDEEIMEKLRSIVSIGDPKKKYTRYEKIGQGASGTVYTAIDVATGQEVAIKQINLQKQPKKELIINEILVMKELKNPNIVNFLDSFLVGEELFVVMEYLAGGSLTDVVTETCMDEAQIAAVCRECLQALEFLHANQVIHRDIKSDNVLLGMDGSVKLTDFGFCAQITPEQSKRSTMVGTPYWMAPEVVTRKAYGPKVDIWSLGIMAIEMVEGEPPYLNENPLRALYLIATNGTPELQNPEKLSPVFRDFLNRCLEMDVEKRGSGKELLQHAFLKLAKPLSSMTPLILAAKEAMKSSR; the protein is encoded by the exons CACTCCCCTGTCATGTCCGATAACGGCGAACTGGAGGACAAGCCCCCAGCACCCCCAGTTAGAATGAGCAGTGCCTTCAGCCCCAGCGGGAAGGACCCGCTGTTAGCCAATCACAGTTCCAAACCCCTGCCTTCAGTACCTGAAGAGCGGAAACCTCGCTACAAGATTATTTCAATCTTCTCTGGCTCTGGAACAGAGAAAG GTGGCAAAAAGAAGGACAGGGACAAGGAGAGACCTGAAATCTCACATCCATCAGACTTTGAGCACACAATTCATGTGGGGTTTGATGCAGTCACAGGAGAGTTCACT GGCATGCCAGAGCAGTGGGCAAGACTGCTGCAGACCTCAAACATCACAAAGTCTGAGCAGAAGAAGAACCCCCAGGCTGTGTTGGATGTCCTGAAGTTCTATGATTCAACTGGCAATGGCAGACAGAAATACCTCAGCTTTTCTTCCTCAG ATAAAGATGGACAGATG CGTGCTAAGAAAGGAAGTGAACCTTCACCAGCTAAGGATgctgatgacgatgatgatgatgaagggaCCCCTCCTCCCATTGTGGCACCACGACcagaacacacaaaatca GTATACACCCGCTCTGTCATTGATCCAGTGCCTCCACCTGCTACTGGCGTTGATGGTGACTCCAAAACTGCTGACAGACAAAAGAAGAAGGGCAAGATGACAGATGAAGAGATCATGGAGAAACTCA GAAGCATAGTCAGTATTGGAGATCCCAAAAAGAAGTACACACGTTATGAGAAGATCGGACAGGG GGCTTCAGGTACTGTGTATACTGCCATTGATGTTGCTACTGGACAGGAG gttgCCATTAAGCAGATTAACCTACAAAAACAACCTAAGAAGGAGCTGATCATCAATGAGATCCTGGTGATGAAAGAGTTGAAGAACCCAAACATTGTCAACTTTTTAGACAG TTTCCTGGTGGGCGAAGAACTTTTTGTTGTGATGGAATACCTGGCTGGTGGCTCACTGACTGACGTGGTTACAGAGACCTGCATGGATGAAGCTCAGATTGCTGCTGTCTGCCGGGAG TGTTTACAAGCACTGGAATTCCTTCATGCCAACCAGGTCATCCATCGAGATATTAAGAGTGATAATGTACTGCTAGGCATGGATGGGTCTGTCAAGCTCA CTGATTTTGGCTTCTGTGCCCAAATCACACCAGAGCAGAGCAAGCGTAGCACCATGGTTGGCACACCCTACTGGATGGCCCCTGAGGTTGTGACCCGGAAGGCTTATGGCCCCAAAGTTGACATCTGGTCTCTGGGCATAATGGCTATTGAGATGGTAGAGGGGGAGCCCCCATACCTAAATGAGAACCCATTAAGG GCATTGTACCTGATTGCCACTAATGGCACACCGGAGCTCCAAAACCCGGAAAAGCTGTCCCCCGTTTTTCgggatttcctgaaccgctgcCTGGAGATGGATGTGGAGAAAAGGGGTAGTGGGAAGGAGCTGTTGCAG CATGCATTTTTGAAGCTAGCAAAGCCCCTCTCTAGCATGACGCCGCTCATCCTTGCAGCCAAGGAAGCCATGAAGAGCAGTCGCTAG
- the klhl6 gene encoding kelch-like protein 6 — protein sequence MTNSFGNCADRHQQQMSEDERPVETTSMLETSSQEDGEDGRVKLDDSSFPLQLQNGLESLRLECSLTDVTLYVEGQEFACHRVVLAAASQYFRAMFCNNLREKHEDRIQIKGVEAETMKILLDYTYTSKVLITKQNVQKTLEAASLFQFLRMVEACSSFLANALLPDNCVGVLRLADAHSLVPLQACVQDYISQAFSHVALHEEFLELPEEALVNLLKRDDLSVTEEEQVFEAAIRWVRARETERLPTLPRLLQHIRLPLLNPWYFVEKVEGDPLVRRSPEAFNLLQEARRYHLSGTEVVSERTKPRVQEFQSEVFMIIGGCTKDEKFVSEVTCLDPLRRSRLEVAKLPITEMEAETDNKKWVEFACITFQNEVYLSGGKETQHEAWKYNAALNKWIQIEYLNNGRWRHKMAVLAGKVYVLGGFDGTQRHSSVETYDSFHNTWTEAAPLMLSVSSFATASHNNKLYVIGGGPNGKLATDKTQCFDPCTNKWTLRSPMPTEAKCINAVTFKDCIFVAGGAMKALYCYNPLEDTWSMVTQFSHERASCGLAACNDKLFITGGRDERNQVIATVLCWDPGTKKLTEECVLPRGVSHHGSVTLRKSYTHIRRVTPGTVAV from the exons ATGACCAACTCTTTCGGGAACTGTGCAGATCGACACCAGCAGCAGATGTCAGAGGATGAACGCCCAGTGGAGACAACAAGTATGCTTGAAACCTCTAGCCAAGAGGATGGAGAAGATGGCCGGGTGAAGCTTGATGACTCAAGCTTCCCCTTGCAGCTCCAGAATGGCCTGGAGAGCCTACGCTTGGAATGCTCTCTCACGGACGTGACACTGTATGTGGAGGGTCAGGAGTTTGCATGCCACCGAGTGGTCCTTGCTGCTGCCAGTCAGTATTTTAG AGCAATGTTCTGCAACAATCTACGAGAGAAACATGAAGACAGGATCCAAATCAAAGGGGTTGAGGCAGAAACCATGAAGATTCTCCTGGACTACACTTACACCAGCAAAGTTCTCATCACCAAGCAAAATGTTCAGAAGACCCTTGAAGCTGCAAGCCTTTTCCAG TTCCTGCGCATGGTTGAAGCCTGCTCCAGCTTTCTGGCCAACGCCCTCCTCCCAGACAACTGTGTTGGTGTCCTGAGGCTGGCTGACGCCCACTCGCTAGTACCCTTGCAGGCCTGCGTGCAAGACTACATCTCCCAAGCCTTCTCCCATGTAGCACTCCATGAAGAGTTTCTGGAGTTGCCAGAGGAGGCACTGGTGAACCTCTTGAAGCGCGATGACCTGAGCGTGACGGAAGAGGAGCAGGTGTTTGAGGCAGCCATTCGCTGGGTGCGGGCACGTGAAACTGAAAGGCTGCCTACCCTACCACGCCTGTTGCAGCACATACGCCTGCCCCTCCTAAATCCATGGTACTTTGTTGAAAAAGTGGAAGGGGACCCCCTTGTGCGAAGGAGCCCTGAGGCCTTTAATTTGCTGCAGGAGGCTCGCAGGTACCACCTCTCTGGGACTGAG GTTGTCTCTGAGCGCACCAAGCCACGAGTCCAGGAGTTCCAGTCGGAGGTGTTCATGATCATTGGCGGATGCACTAAGGATGAAAAATTTGTATCGGAGGTGACCTGCTTGGACCCCCTACGCAGGAGTCGACTGGAAGTAGCCAAGCTACCCATAACTGAGATGGAGGCAGAGACCGACAACAAAAAGTGGGTGGAGTTTGCTTGCATCACATTCCAGAATGAAGTTTACCTGTCTG GGGGAAAGGAGACCCAGCATGAAGCATGGAAGTACAATGCTGCCCTCAATAAGTGGATCCAAATCGAGTATCTCAACAATGGGCGCTGGAGGCATAAAATGGCAGTACTGGCAGGGAAGGTCTATGTGCTGGGTGGGTTCGATGGCACCCAGAGACACAGCAGTGTGGAGACCTACGACTCCTTTCACAACACCTGGACAGAG gcagCACCCCTCATGCTGAGTGTGAGCTCCTTTGCCACAGCCAGTCACAACAACAAGCTATATGTGATTGGAGGGGGTCCAAATGGCAAACTGGCCACAGATAAGACCCAGTGCTTTGACCCTTGCACCAACAAATGGACTCTCCGGTCCCCAATGCCCACTGAAGCAAAGTGTATAAATGCTGTAACCTTCAAAGATTGCATTTTTGTAGCTG GTGGCGCAATGAAGGCACTCTACTGCTATAACCCTTTGGAGGACACCTGGAGTATGGTGACACAGTTCAGCCATGAGAGAGCCAGTTGTGGTCTTGCAGCATGTAATGACAAGCTCTTCATCACAGGAGGGCGGGATGAAAGGAATCAGGTGATCGCCACAGTGCTGTGTTGGGACCCGGGCACAAAGAAGCTGACAGAGGAGTGTGTGCTACCCCGTGGTGTGTCCCACCATGGCAGTGTTACGCTGCGGAAATCATACACGCATATCCGGAGAGTAACGCCTGGAACTGTGGCTGTATGA